One Anolis carolinensis isolate JA03-04 chromosome 5, rAnoCar3.1.pri, whole genome shotgun sequence DNA segment encodes these proteins:
- the tmem140 gene encoding transmembrane protein 140 has product MQLKLQKPLQKPITGLRWQKCNPCLLYLIHLSLAVAYIALLFYALVWEAGNIVNLPTKRIGFFNFCLWNQESEKLDCLTTHSLEKMGVNMIALVLSRFCVYVTPVLCLFIATTILQSLCLKDIDGWKLARTLLAICGLFLPSGLALFLFYTNKWVQAADLGDVFVALVGAHILFLLHLIIIVLHLARSKDHLPERQFFPERSLP; this is encoded by the coding sequence ATGCAGCTGAAGCTTCAAAAGCCTCTTCAGAAGCCCATCACGGGGCTACGATGGCAGAAGTGCAACCCGTGCCTCCTATATCTGATCCATCTCTCCCTGGCAGTTGCATACATTGCTTTGCTATTTTATGCCCTTGTCTGGGAAGCTGGAAATATTGTCAATCTTCCCACCAAAAGAAttggcttcttcaatttttgcctGTGGAACCAGGAGTCAGAGAAACTGGATTGCCTCACGACCCACAGCCTCGAGAAGATGGGTGTCAATATGATTGCTCTGGTATTGTCAAGGTTCTGCGTTTATGTCACTCCCGTCTTGTGTCTCTTCATTGCCACTACGATCTTGCAGTCCTtgtgtttgaaagacatagatggctGGAAACTGGCCCGTACTCTTCTGGCCATTTGCGGTTTGTTTTTGCCTTCTGGCCTGGCTTTGTTTCTCTTCTATACTAACAAGTGGGTTCAGGCTGCTGATTTGGGAGACGTTTTTGTAGCCCTAGTTGGGGCTcacattttgtttttgctgcacCTGATCATCATTGTCCTTCATCTTGCACGGTCCAAGGATCATCTCCCTGAAAGACAGTTCTTCCCTGAAAGGAGCCTTCCATGA